In one window of Camelina sativa cultivar DH55 chromosome 15, Cs, whole genome shotgun sequence DNA:
- the LOC104746576 gene encoding 1-deoxy-D-xylulose-5-phosphate synthase, chloroplastic-like, protein MALSVFAFPSYINKNPSIKYCKPTSVSSTRNTTCIFKVRATLAEKGEYYSNRPPTPLLDTINHPMHMKNLSIKELEVLSEELRSDVIFNVSKTGGHLGSNLGVVELTVALHYIFNTPQDKILWDVGHQSYPHKILTGRRGKMKTLRQTNGLSGYTNRRESEHDSFGTGHSSTTISAGLGMAVGRDLKGMNNSVVVVIGDGGMTAGQAYEAMNNAGYLESDMIVILNDNKQVSLPTANLDGPTPPVGALSRALSTLQSNHPLKELREVAKGVKKQIGGSMHQLASKVDEYTRGMISGTTSSTLFEELGFYYIGPVDGHKLDDLVSILEKVKSTKTIGPVLIHVVTEKGRGYAYAERADDKYHGVLKFDPATGKQFKNVAKTNSYTSCFVEALIAEAEADKDVVAIHAAMGGGTMLNRFESRFPTRCFDVGIAEQHAVTFSAGLACEGLKPFCTIYSSFMQRAYDQVVHDVDLQKLPVRFAIDRAGLMGEDGPTHCGAFDVTFMACLPNMIVMAPSDEAELCNMVAMAAAIDDRPSCFRYHRGNGIGVSLPPGNKGVHLQIGKGRILREGERVALLGYGSAVQSCLEAASMLGERGLKITVADARFCKPLDVALIRSLAKSHEVLITVEEGSIGGFGSHVVQFLALDGLLDGKLKWRPMVLPDRYIEHGSPVDQLAEAGLTASHIAATALNLMGTPREALFYE, encoded by the exons ATGGCTCTCTCCGTATTTGCCTTTCCTTCttacataaataaaaacccTTCCATTAAGTATTGCAAACCCACTTCTGTGTCTTCTACAAGAAACACCACTTGCATT TTTAAAGTAAGAGCAACACTTGCAGAGAAAGGTGAATATTATTCAAACAGACCACCAACTCCTTTACTGGACACAATCAACCATCCAATGCACATGAAAAACCTGTCCATCAAA GAACTCGAAGTTCTTTCAGAAGAGTTGAGATCAGATGTTATCTTCAATGTTTCAAAAACTGGAGGACACTTGGGTTCGAATCTTGGTGTTGTTGAACTCACTGTGGCCCTTCATTATATCTTCAATACTCCTCAAGATAAGATCCTTTGGGATGTTGGTCATCAG TCTTACCCTCACAAGATTCTAAcgggaagaagaggaaagatgAAGACACTAAGACAAACCAATGGCCTCTCCGGCTACACCAATAGAAGAGAGAGTGAGCATGACTCCTTTGGCACTGGACACAGTTCGACCACGATATCTGCAGGCTTAG GGATGGCTGTGGGTAGGGATTTGAAGGGGATGAACAACAGCGTGGTTGTGGTTATAGGCGATGGTGGTATGACAGCTGGACAGGCTTATGAAGCAATGAACAATGCTGGCTACTTAGAATCCGACATGATTGTGATTCTAAACGACAACAAGCAAGTCTCTTTGCCTACTGCTAATTTGGATGGACCAACTCCTCCGGTTGGAGCTTTGAGCAGGGCTCTTAGTACTTTACAGTCTAATCATCCTCTCAAGGAATTGAGAGAAGTTGCTAAG GGAGTGAAGAAGCAGATTGGGGGATCAATGCACCAACTAGCTTCAAAGGTAGACGAGTATACTCGTGGCATGATTAGTGGGACGACTAGTTCAACACTGTTTGAAGAACTTGGTTTCTATTATATTGGTCCAGTTGATGGGCACAAACTAGATGATTTGGTCTCCATTCTTGAAAAAGTAAAGAGCACCAAAACCATAGGACCAGTTCTTATTCATGTGGTGACTGAGAAAGGTCGTGGATATGCCTACGCAGAGAGAGCTGATGACAAGTATCATG GAGTTTTGAAATTTGATCCAGCAACAGGTAAACAGTTCAAAAACGTTGCTAAGACTAATTCTTACACTTCATGTTTTGTGGAGGCTTTGATTGCGGAAGCAGAGGCAGACAAAGATGTTGTAGCCATTCATGCAGCCATGGGAGGTGGCACCATGTTGAATCGCTTTGAGAGCCGCTTTCCTACAAGGTGTTTCGATGTTGGCATAGCAGAGCAACATGCAGTTACTTTCTCTGCCGGTCTTGCTTGCGAAGGACTTAAGCCCTTTTGTACAATTTACTCGTCTTTCATGCAACGGGCTTATGACCAA GTTGTACATGATGTTGATCTACAGAAACTACCTGTAAGATTTGCAATAGATAGAGCAGGACTTATGGGAGAAGATGGTCCAACACATTGTGGAGCATTTGATGTGACGTTTATGGCTTGTCTTCCAAACATGATAGTGATGGCTCCATCTGATGAAGCAGAGCTTTGTAACATGGTTGCAATGGCTGCAGCTATTGATGACCGACCTTCTTGCTTTCGATATCATAGAGGAAATGGAATTGGTGTGTCACTTCCTCCTGGAAACAAAGGTGTCCATCTTCAG ATTGGAAAAGGTAGGATACTAAGGGAAGGCGAGAGGGTTGCACTTTTGGGCTATGGATCAGCCGTTCAGAGTTGTTTAGAGGCTGCTTCTATGCTAGGCGAACGAGGATTAAAGATAACTGTAGCGGATGCAAGATTTTGCAAGCCATTAGATGTTGCTCTCATTCGTAGCTTAGCTAAATCACACGAGGTCTTGATCACGGTTGAAGAAGGTTCAATTGGAGGATTTGGATCGCATGTGGTACAATTTCTTGCACTTGATGGCCTTCTTGACGGAAAGCTGAAG TGGAGACCAATGGTACTACCTGACCGGTATATTGAACACGGATCACCAGTGGATCAACTGGCTGAAGCTGGCCTCACAGCGTCTCACATTGCAGCCACTGCACTTAACTTAATGGGAACACCTAGAGAAGCCTTGTTTTATGAGTAA
- the LOC104746575 gene encoding heavy metal-associated isoprenylated plant protein 3-like, translated as MTKEKKKDNVKYMDVEINISMHCNECERKIARVISKFKGVETFVTDMNSHKVVVTGKIDPKKLLKKLKKKTGKRAKIVVKEEKDEESSKDAEDENVLEIDMEPIGLGDEWYNNDREMEKFMVFSDENPKAIICSIS; from the exons ATgacgaaagaaaagaaaaaggacaaTGTCAAA TATATGGACGTCGAAATCAATATATCGATGCATTGCAACGAATGCGAGAGAAAAATCGCTAGAGTTATTTCCAAATTCAAAG GAGTTGAAACGTTTGTGACGGATATGAATAGTCACAAGGTTGTGGTCACCGGTAAGATTGATCCGAAGAAGTTGTTGAAGAAACTCAAGAAGAAGACAGGCAAAAGAGCGAAGATTGTAGTcaaggaagagaaagatgaagaatcTAGCAAAGACGCCGAGGATGAAAACGTTCTCGAGATTGATATGGAACCGATTGGTTTAGGGGATGAGTGGTACAATAATGATAGGGAGATGGAGAAATTTATGGTCTTTAGCGATGAAAACCCTAAAGCCATCATATGTTCTATTTCTTAG
- the LOC104748396 gene encoding peptidyl-prolyl cis-trans isomerase-like, with translation MEISFRLNEANAPVTINVPANVAFTINVKPVGGLVPPAETTSKFPDPSLKTANPRVFFDMTVGGKPAGRIVMELFADTTPRTAENFRALCTGEKGMGKFGKPLHYKGSIIYSVLPDHMFCGGVITNGDGSGGESIYGDRFFEDENFIRQHTGPGFISMENYGPGTSGSLFLIGMREDIHLGMETVVFGQVVEGLDVLKSIDKEVRTPNCVPSKPVVVADCGQIS, from the exons ATGGAGATAAGTTTTCGCTTGAATGAAGCCAATGCACCCGTCACAATTAACGTTCCGGCTAATGTTGCATTTACAATTAACGTTAAACCTGTTGGCGGACTCGTACCACCCGCTG AAACCACTAGTAAGTTCCCTGATCCATCTTTGAAAACGGCTAACCCTAGAGTGTTTTTTGATATGACCGTGGGCGGCAAACCGGCTGGTCGGATCGTGATGGAGCTCTTTGCCGACACGACCCCACGTACGGCGGAGAACTTCAGGGCCCTATGTACGGGGGAGAAAGGGATGGGTAAGTTTGGTAAGCCACTCCATTACAAGGGATCAATCATCTACAGTGTGCTCCCTGATCACATGTTCTGTGGAGGAGTTATCACTAATGGTGACGGATCCGGAGGAGAATCAATCTATGGCGATAGATTTTTCGAGGATGAGAACTTCATAAGGCAGCATACCGGTCCAGGTTTCATTTCCATGGAGAACTATGGTCCAGGCACCAGCGGATCTCTGTTCTTGATCGGCATGAGGGAGGACATCCATCTCGGGATGGAGACCGTTGTATTCGGCCAAGTTGTTGAAGGATTGGATGTGCTCAAGAGCATTGACAAAGAGGTCAGAACTCCTAACTGCGTGCCTTCCAAGCCTGTGGTGGTCGCCGACTGCGGTCAGATCTCATAG